The segment CGAAGAACCTCTTGTTCAATCGCCGTTGGATTTTTCGAATTAAGTAATGAGGATTGTTTACGATGCGATCAGAGCCATTTAACTTGGGCTGCCGCATTGTCGTATAGCGCTCATCGCCCCGCATAGAACGGGCCGATTCTAGTTCATGCCAAGAGATATCGAGTGCTTGGCACAGATTATGTTCGCTTGATACCGATTCTGAAGAAAGTTTTGAAGGGGAGTACAATATCAAAACGCTGTGTATCGATTAAATATAGGCCCGACCAACCCATACAATAGGGTACAGTGCTATGTGTCACCTTCGCCGAACTTCAACGCCGACTACTACCACACACCACATGGTCGGACCTATTGTCAATCTCTCCTCCGGGTCGGAGGAGAGGAGGGTACGAACTTCGCCCCTCTAGCCCTCTATAGCTCCGAGGACGCCCACTAGGTTGTTCAGATTAGCGGGCCAGATATCGACGTTGTTACTGCTCGGCTGCGGTGAAGAGGCGATGCGCCCCTGCGATTTAGAAAGTAGACGCTGAGTGTGGTAATGTCAAGCAAGCAGGCGCGTTCATGACTCTTAGCGCTTTTTTAGGCAATCTACCGTGGTTGTGATGCCTGTTAGAGGGGGGGGTTAGCACCATCCCTGGCACGTTCTAGTCCAACCGGTCCTTCGGCCTCAATCCCAGCTCAACGCCCCACCCGTCTGATACTCCGTAACCCGCGTCTCAAAGAAGTTCTTCTCCTTCTTCAGATCCAGCACCTCGCTCATCCACGGGAACGGGTTGTCGGCACCCGGGTACATCTCGGCCAGGCCGATCTGCGCGCAGCGACGGTTAGCGATGAAGTGCAGGTATTCCTCGAACATCTGCGCGTTCATGCCGAGCACGCCGCGGGGCATGGTGTCGCGCGCGTACTGCGCCTCCAGCTCCACGGCATCCGAGATCAGGGTGCGCATCTCGTTCTTGAACTCTTCGGTCCACAGGTGCGGGTTCTCGACCTTGATCTGGTTGATCACGTCGATGCCGAAGTTCATGTGCATGGACTCGTCGCGCAGGATGTACTGGAACTGCTCGGCGACGCCGGTCATCTTGTTGCGCCGGCCCATGGAGAGGATCTGCACGAAGCCGACGTAGAAGAAGATGCCCTCGAACACGACGTAGAAGGCGATCAGCTCGCGCAGCAGCTTCTGGTCCGCCTCCGGCGTGCCGGTGCGGAAGTTCGGGTCCGCCAGGTGCTTGGTGAACGGCAGCGCCCACTCCGCCTTGGTGGCCACGGAGGGCACCTCGCGGTACATGTTGAAGATCTCGCCCTCGTCCAGGCCCAGGGACTCCACGCAGTACTGGTAGGCGTGGGTGTGCAGCGCCTCCTCGAAGGCCTGGCGCAGCAGGTACTGGCGGCACTCGGGGTTGGTGATGTGACGGTACACGGCCAGCACCAGGTTGTTCGCCACCAGCGAGTCGGCGGTGGAGAAGAAGCCGAGGTTGCGCTTGACGATGGTGCGCTCGTCCTCGGTCAGACCATTCGGGTCCTTCCACAGGGCGATGTCCGCGTTCATGTTGATTTCCTGCGGCATCCAGTGGTTGGCGCAGCCGTCCAGGTACTTCTGCCAGGCCCACTTGTACTTGAAGGGCACGAGCTGGTTGAGGTCCGCGTGGCAGTTGATGATCTTCTTGTCATCCACGCGGATGCGCTCGGCACCCATCTCGAGGTCTTCCAAACCGGTGCCGGTCAGGGCGTCTTCATTCGGCTCGGCCAGCGGCTGGCCGGCGTTTTCCGGCTCCGGCGAGACGCTGGGCGCGGCGCCGGCGGTGCTCATCAGGGCTTCGTTCTCCTGAAAGCCCATGCCGGGGCGGACGGCGGGTTCTTTCTGGCCTTCGCCTTTGATGGCTGCGATCGGATCGTCCCAGGAAAGCATAGTGTCCCCTCTTCTTTTCGGTGGCGGCCCGGCTCGGTGGCCGGGCCTTTTGTTCAGTGCGTTGTGATCGGTGCTTGGTGCGTATTCGGTGCCCGTGGGCGGGGCCGCCTTACTGGCAGGCCTCGCAGTCCGGGTCGAGGATGGAGCACGCCTTGGGCGCTTCGGGCTCGGACGCCTGCTGGCCGCCGGAGACGGCGTTCAGCTTGTTGGCGCGCGAGGAGTCGGCCACGGTGCTCTTTTCCACGTGGGTCGCGCCCATGGAGCGCAGGTAGTAGGTGGTCTTCAGTCCGCGCACCCAGGCCAGCTTGTACAGGGCGTCCAGCTTGGGCCCGGAGGGCTCGGCCATGTACAGGTTCAGGCTCTGGGCCTGGTCGATCCACTTCTGCCGGCGCGAGGCGGCCTCGACCAGCCAGCGGGTGTCCAGCTCGAACGCGGTGGCGTACAGGGCCTTGAGGTCGTCCGGCACGCGGTCCAGCGGCTGCACCGAGCCGTCGTAGTACTTGAGGTCGTTGACCATCACCTCGTCCCACAGCTCGCGGTCTTTCAGGTCGCGCACCAGGTACGGGTTGATTACGGTGAACTCGCCGGACAGGTTCGATTTGACGAACAGGTTCTGGTAGGTCGGCTCGATCGACTGCGACACGCCACAGATGTTGGAGATGGTCGCGGTCGGCGCGATCGCCATGGTGTTGGAGTTGCGCATGCCGACCTTCTTCACCCGCTTGCGCAGCTTGTCCCACTCCAGGCGCTGGGTGGTGTCCATCTGCAGGTAGTCGCCGCGGGTCTCGGCCAGCTTTTCGACCGAGTCGATCGGCAGGATGCCCTGGCTCCACAGGCTGCCGGGGAAGCTCTCGTAGCGCCCGCGCTCCTCGGCCAGGTCGGTCGAGGCCTTGATCGCGTAGTAGGACACCGCCTCCATGGAGGTATCGGCGAACTCCACGGCGGCCTCGGAGGCATACGGCATGCGCAGCTTGTACAGCGCATCCTGGAACCCCATGATCCCCAGCCCCACCGGGCGGTGGCGCAGGTTGGAGCGCCGCGCCTGCGGCACGGAGTAGTAGTTGTAGTCGATCACGTTGTCGAGCATGCGCATGGCCGTGTTCACGGTCTGCTCGAGCTTGTCCTGGTCCAGCTCGCCGGCCTCGTTGATATGCGCGGCCAGGTTGATCGAGCCCAGGTTGCACACCGCGATCTCGTCGTCCGAGGTGTTCAGGGTGATCTCGGTGCACAGATTCGAGCTGTGGACCACGCCGGTGTGTTGCTGCGGGCTACGCAGGTTGCACGGGTCCTTGAAGGTCATCCATGGATGGCCGGTCTCGAACAGCATGCCGAGCATCTTCCGCCACAGGTCGACGGCCTTCATGGTCTTGTGCACGCGCAGCTCGCCGCGCGCGGCCTTCTCTTCGTACTCGCAGTAGCGCTTCTCGAAGTCGGTGCCGACGAGGTCGTGCAGGTCCGGGGTCTCGTTCGGGGAGAACAGGGTCCAGTCGCCGTCCTCGGCCACGCGCTTCATGAACAGGTCCGGGATCCAGTTGGCGCTGTTCATGTCGTGGGTGCGGCGGCGGTCGTCGCCGGTGTTCTTGCGCAGCTCGATGAATTCCTCGACATCGATGTGCCAGGTCTCGAGGTAGGCGCACACCGCACCCTTGCGCTTGCCGCCCTGGTTCACCGCCACCGCGGTGTCGTTGGCGACCTTGAGGAACGGGACCACGCCCTGCGACTTGCCGTTGGTGCCCTTGATGTGGGCGCCCATGCCGCGCACGCGGGTCCAGTCGTTGCCCAGGCCGCCGGCAAACTTGGACAGCAGCGCGTTGTCGCGGATCGCGCTGTAGATGCCGTCGAGGTCATCCGGGACGCTGGTCAGGTAGCAGCTGGACAGCTGCGGGCGCAGGGTGCCGGAGTTGAACAGGGTCGGCGTGGAGCTCATGAAGTCGAACGAGCTCAGCAGGTTGTAGAACTCGATCGCACGCGCCTCGCGGTCGATCTCGTTGATCGCCAGACCCATGGCCACGCGCATGAAGAACGCCTGCGGCAGCTCGAAGCGGGTGCCGTCCGAGTGGATGAAGTAGCGGTCGTACAGGGTCTGCAATCCCAAGTAGGTGAACTGCAGGTCGCGCTCGGGCTTGATCGCCGCGCCCAGCTTGTCGAGGTCGTAGCGGGTCAGCTCGCTGTCGACCAGCTCCAGATCGGCGGCGCGGCGGATGTAGGCACCGAAGTACTCGGCGTAGCGCTCGGCCAGCTGGGCCTGGGTGGCCTCTTCCGGGCGGCCGTGCACGAAGCTCAGGGCCTCGCGGCGCAGGGCGTCCATCAGCAGCCGGGCGGTGACCTCGGAGTAGTTCGGCTCCTTCTCGATCATCACGCGGGCGGCCATCACCAGCGCGGTGGCCACATCCTTCTCGGCGACGCCGTCGAACAGGTTGCGGCGCGCCTCGGTCAGGATCTTCTCGCCGTCCACGTGCTCGATGCCGTCACAGGCCTCGGCGACGACCGCCTGCAGACGCGCCTCGTCCAGCGGGGCCTGGGTGCCGTCGGCGCGGGTCACGTTCAGCGCGGCGGCCGCTTCCTGCTCTTCCGGGGATTGTTCGGCGGCCTCGGCGGCACGCTTCTGCGCCTGCTGCTCGCGGTAGATCACGTAGGCCCGCGCGACCTTGTGGTGGCCGCCGCGCATCAGGGCCAGTTCCACCTGGTCCTGGATATCCTCGATGTGCACCGTCATGCCCTGGGTGCCGGCGCGGCGGAACAGGCTGTCCACCACCTGCCCGGCGACTTCCTTCGACACCTCGTGGATGCGGCGGCTGGCCGCGGCATTGCCGCCCTCCACCGCGAGGAAGGCCTTGGTCACCGCGACCTCGATCTTGGAGGCATCGAAGCCGGTGACCTTGCCATTGCGGCGAATCACCTGGTGCTGGCCCGGGCTGGTCGCCAGGACCTCGGCCGACGGTTCGGCCTGCGGCGGGTACTGGATGCCCTCTTGGGCTTCGGCGGTCTGGGTGTCGCTGTACATGGTGGCGGCCTCACGCGTAACTGTGGGTAGTGGACGTGAAGTACTATAGATCGGGGATCGGGAAGTGCATAGACACAATATCTTGTGCCTGTCAGCCGAATAACCCCTCGGACAACCCGTGGGCAAGCTGTGGATAAAAACCCCAACCCGGCACTCTGCCGCCATTCTTCGGGCGTTCGCCCGGTGGTGGATAAATCGCCCTCGTTGTGATCGTTCGGGCCCACCATCAGCAAACACGAACATGAAAATGTTTTATGGCCCGCGATTACCGAATCGGTATCCGTCGATGGGTCTTCCCAAGGTCGAATCCGGGTGGACCCTCGCGCGCGGTGGCGGTGTTGGACAAAGCCCCGCCGGGTGCCAATAATCCCCGCCTTATCGAACCCGCCTTGCGCGCCGTCGGCCCGACCGGCAGCGCCAGCCGTATTCATCGAATCGACAGGGAGTACCGCATGAGCGACGCCAAGGACCCATCCGACAAGAAGAGCAAGAAGGCCGATAAGAAGGACATGCCCAAGGCCGCCGTCGCCACCGGGGCCGTTCAGGCCGCCGCTGGCGCCGTCTCGCTCTCCGGTGCCGGCGAGCCCTCTTCCAAGGAAAAAAAGGGTGGCGACGAGAAGAAACCGCGCCACTGCCCGCTACTGATCCTGGGTTCCGGCCCCGCCGGCTGGACCGCGGCCGTCTACGCTGCACGCGCCAACCTGAACCCGGTGGTGATCACGGGTCTGGAACAAGGCGGCCAGCTGATGACCACCACCGACGTGGACAACTGGCCGGGCGACAACGACGGCGTGCAGGGTCCTGAGCTTATGCAACGCATGCAAAAGCATGCAGAACGCTTTGACACCGAGGTGATCTTTGATCACATCCATACGGTGCATCTGAAGGACAAGCCCTACCGCCTGGTCGGCGATGCCGGCGAGTACACCTGTGACGCGCTGATCATCTGCACCGGAGCCTCCGCCCAGTATCTCGGGCTGGAATCCGAACAGGCATTCATGGGCAAGGGTGTGTCCGCCTGTGCTACCTGCGACGGCTTTTTCTACCGCAACCAGAAGGTCGCGGTGATCGGCGGCGGCAATACCGCGGTCGAGGAGGCCCTGTACCTGTCCAACATCGCCTCCGAGGTCGTGCTGGTACACCGCCGCGATGCGCTGCGCGCGGAGAAGATCCTGCAGGACAAGCTGTTCGAGAAAGAGAAGAACGGCAACGTCACGATCGAGTGGAACCACACCCTGGACGAGATCCTGGGCGACGACTCCGGCGTGACCGGCATGCGCATCAAGCATGCGCAAAGCGGCGAGACGAAGGACGTCGAGCTGATGGGCGTGTTCATCGCCATCGGCCACAAGCCGAACACCGACATCTTTCAGGGTCAGCTGGACATGGAAGGCGGCTATATCAAGGTACAAAGCGGGCTGGAAGGCAACGCTACCGCGACCTCCGTGCCGGGCGTGTTCGCCGCCGGCGACGTGATGGACCATGTCTACCGCCAGGCGGTGACCTCTGCCGGCACCGGCTGCATGGCCGCACTGGACGCGGAGAAATACCTCGAAGAGAACGGCTGAGTCGTGAGCGCCGAGGGCGACACCCAGGCAACCCCGCCGGAAGACCACGCCGAGCGCATCGAGCTGCGCGATAGCCTGGCCGACGTGGACCCGGGAGCCTGGGATGCCCTGACCGGCGGCACCGAGCCGTTTTTGCGCCATGCCTTCCTGGAGGGCCTGGAGCGCCACGGCTGCCTGGGGCGGCAGTTCGGCTGGTTCCCGCAGCATGTGCTGATCTTTCGCGAGGATCAGCTTGTTGCGGCCGCACCCGCCTACGCCAAGACCAACAACTACGGCGAGTTCGTGTTCGACTTCGCCTGGGAGAGCGCGTGGAGCCGCCACGGGCTTAACTATTACCCCAAGCTGGTCGTCTCCGTGCCCTACACCCCGGCTACCGGGCCGCGCCTGCTGGTGCACCCGGAGGCGGCGGACTTCGATCACCTGCGCACCCTTCTCGTGCGCGCCCTCGCCACCCGCGGGCGCGAGCTGAACGCCTCCGG is part of the Thioalkalivibrio sp. K90mix genome and harbors:
- a CDS encoding ribonucleotide-diphosphate reductase subunit beta, coding for MLSWDDPIAAIKGEGQKEPAVRPGMGFQENEALMSTAGAAPSVSPEPENAGQPLAEPNEDALTGTGLEDLEMGAERIRVDDKKIINCHADLNQLVPFKYKWAWQKYLDGCANHWMPQEINMNADIALWKDPNGLTEDERTIVKRNLGFFSTADSLVANNLVLAVYRHITNPECRQYLLRQAFEEALHTHAYQYCVESLGLDEGEIFNMYREVPSVATKAEWALPFTKHLADPNFRTGTPEADQKLLRELIAFYVVFEGIFFYVGFVQILSMGRRNKMTGVAEQFQYILRDESMHMNFGIDVINQIKVENPHLWTEEFKNEMRTLISDAVELEAQYARDTMPRGVLGMNAQMFEEYLHFIANRRCAQIGLAEMYPGADNPFPWMSEVLDLKKEKNFFETRVTEYQTGGALSWD
- a CDS encoding ribonucleoside-diphosphate reductase subunit alpha encodes the protein MYSDTQTAEAQEGIQYPPQAEPSAEVLATSPGQHQVIRRNGKVTGFDASKIEVAVTKAFLAVEGGNAAASRRIHEVSKEVAGQVVDSLFRRAGTQGMTVHIEDIQDQVELALMRGGHHKVARAYVIYREQQAQKRAAEAAEQSPEEQEAAAALNVTRADGTQAPLDEARLQAVVAEACDGIEHVDGEKILTEARRNLFDGVAEKDVATALVMAARVMIEKEPNYSEVTARLLMDALRREALSFVHGRPEEATQAQLAERYAEYFGAYIRRAADLELVDSELTRYDLDKLGAAIKPERDLQFTYLGLQTLYDRYFIHSDGTRFELPQAFFMRVAMGLAINEIDREARAIEFYNLLSSFDFMSSTPTLFNSGTLRPQLSSCYLTSVPDDLDGIYSAIRDNALLSKFAGGLGNDWTRVRGMGAHIKGTNGKSQGVVPFLKVANDTAVAVNQGGKRKGAVCAYLETWHIDVEEFIELRKNTGDDRRRTHDMNSANWIPDLFMKRVAEDGDWTLFSPNETPDLHDLVGTDFEKRYCEYEEKAARGELRVHKTMKAVDLWRKMLGMLFETGHPWMTFKDPCNLRSPQQHTGVVHSSNLCTEITLNTSDDEIAVCNLGSINLAAHINEAGELDQDKLEQTVNTAMRMLDNVIDYNYYSVPQARRSNLRHRPVGLGIMGFQDALYKLRMPYASEAAVEFADTSMEAVSYYAIKASTDLAEERGRYESFPGSLWSQGILPIDSVEKLAETRGDYLQMDTTQRLEWDKLRKRVKKVGMRNSNTMAIAPTATISNICGVSQSIEPTYQNLFVKSNLSGEFTVINPYLVRDLKDRELWDEVMVNDLKYYDGSVQPLDRVPDDLKALYATAFELDTRWLVEAASRRQKWIDQAQSLNLYMAEPSGPKLDALYKLAWVRGLKTTYYLRSMGATHVEKSTVADSSRANKLNAVSGGQQASEPEAPKACSILDPDCEACQ
- the trxB gene encoding thioredoxin-disulfide reductase: MSDAKDPSDKKSKKADKKDMPKAAVATGAVQAAAGAVSLSGAGEPSSKEKKGGDEKKPRHCPLLILGSGPAGWTAAVYAARANLNPVVITGLEQGGQLMTTTDVDNWPGDNDGVQGPELMQRMQKHAERFDTEVIFDHIHTVHLKDKPYRLVGDAGEYTCDALIICTGASAQYLGLESEQAFMGKGVSACATCDGFFYRNQKVAVIGGGNTAVEEALYLSNIASEVVLVHRRDALRAEKILQDKLFEKEKNGNVTIEWNHTLDEILGDDSGVTGMRIKHAQSGETKDVELMGVFIAIGHKPNTDIFQGQLDMEGGYIKVQSGLEGNATATSVPGVFAAGDVMDHVYRQAVTSAGTGCMAALDAEKYLEENG